TCTGTGCATATACTGTTTCCTATGTCCCCGTTGGGAATCAGAATAAAAGTGCATGTGACTGTGGCGTCTATGCAGTAAAGTTCATTGAGTGCCATGCGCTTGGATTGGAGTTGTCGTTGTTGCATGATGGTAACATTATCGAAGCTCGCCACAGGATTCTATGGGATCTTTGGGAAGCAGCTAATGATCCGGAATTGATTGATAGGATGTCAAAGTATCAATCCCCGGAGTGTCTCTCTTCGACTGTAGAAGAGATTTGCTTGGTTTCTAGTTCTAATGTAATGAACACGATTGCTTAATCTGATGTAGAACTTCTAGTGTTTTATTATCATTTTTAGGAACAATAATGCTTTGTCTATTGTACAACTTCTAGTGTTTTATTATGATTTTTAGGATCGACTCTTCTAATCTGATGTACATCTTGTGGTTTTATTATTAAGAGTTTTTAGCTGAAGAATGCTAGAATTTAACACTGTTTTAAATTAGAACCCTAACCAAAACCCAAAACATACGCTAAACGAAACCAAAACCCGGAACAAGACCACAATCAACCCTAACCTAAACCCTAAACATACCCTAAACGAAACNNNNNNNNNNNNNNNNNNNNNNNNNNNNNNNNNNNNNNNNNNNNNNNNNNNNNNNNNNNNNNNNNNNNNNNNNNNNNNNNNNNNNNNNNNNNNNNNNNNNNNNNNNNNNNNNNNNNNNNNNNNNNNNNNNNNNNNNNNNNNNNNNNNNNNNNNNNNNNNNNNNNNNNNNNNNNNNNNNNNNNNNNNNNNNNNNNNNNNNNNNNNNNNNNNNNNNNNNNNNNNNNNNNNNNNNNNNNNNNNNNNNNNNNNNNNNNNNNNNNNNNNNNNNNNNNNNNNNNNNNNNNNNNNNNNNNNNNNNNNNNNNNNNNNNNNNNNNNNNNNNNNNNNNNNNNNNNNNNNNNNNNNNNNNNNNNNNNNNNNNNNNNNNNNNNNNNNNNNNNNNNNNNNNNNNNNNNNNNNNNNNNNNNNNNNNNNNNNNNNNNNNNNNNNNNNNNNNNNNNNNNNNNNNNNNNNNNNNNNNNNNNNNNNNNNNNNNNNNNNNNNNNNNNNNNNNNNNNNNNNNNNNNNNNNNNNNNNNNNNNNNNNNNNNNNNNNNNNNNNNNNNNNNNNNNNNNNNNNNNNNNNNNNNNNNNNNNNNNNNNNNNNNNNNNNNNNNNNNNNNNNNNNNNNNNNNNNNNNNNNNNNNNNNNNNNNNNNNNNNNNNNNNNNNNNNNNNNNNNNNNNNNNNNNNNNNNNNNNNNNNNNNNNNNNNNNNNNNNNNNNNNNNNNNNNNNNNNNNNNNNNNNNNNNNNNNNNNNNNNNNNNNNNNNNNNNNNNNNNNNNNNNNNNNNNNNNNNNNNNNNNNNNNNNNNNNNNNNNNNNNNNNNNNNNNNNNNNNNNNNNNNNNNNNNNNNNNNNNNNNNNNNNNNNNNNNNNNNNNNNNNNNNNNNNNNNNNNNNNNNNNNNNNNNNNNNNNNNNNNNNNNNNNNNNNNNNNNNNNNNNNNNNNNNNNNNNNNNNNNNNNNNNNNNNNNNNNNNNNNNNNNNNNNNNNNNNNNNNNNNNNNNNNNNNNNNNNNNNNNNNNNNNNNNNNNNNNNNNNNNNNNNNNNNNNNNNNNNNNNNNNNNNNNNNNNNNNNNNNNNNNNNNNNNNNNNNNNNNNNNNNNNNNNNNNNNNNNNNNNNNNNNNNNNNNNNNNNNNNNNNNNNNNNNNNNNNNNNNNNNNNNNNNNNNNNNNNNNNNNNNNNNNNNNNNNNNNNNNNNNNNNNNNNNNNNNNNNNNNNNNNNNNNNNNNNNNNNNNNNNNNNNNNNNNNNNNNNNNNNNNNNNNNNNNNNNNNNNNNNNNNNNNNNNNNNNNNNNNNNNNNNNNNNNNNNNNNNNNNNNNNNNNNNNNNNNNNNNNNNNNNNNNNNNNNNNNNNNNNNNNNNNNNNNNNNNNNNNNNNNNNNNNNNNNNNNNNNNNNNNNNNNNNNNNNNNNNNNNNNNNNNNNNNNNNNNNNNNNNNCGTTTTCTATTCCTTCCAACTGATTTTCTTGACTCTGGTGGTAGCACATTGACCACGACAACATCTTCTGGCATGGACCAAGCATCCTCAAGAACAACAATAGGATTGATGCTTTCATGATAAGCTTCTCGCCAAGCTTCTGTAGTGTAAAATAAATCAGTTAATGTGTGTGGCTGTCTGCCAACATGAAAACCAGCTATAATTGCGTGCCGACAAGGTATCTTCATCAGGTTGTACTTCCCACATGAGCAAGTACGTCTATCCAAATCAACTAAGCAGTCGATTTTATCACCTCTAACAAGCAATCGACCATCGCTGACAGGGTAAACTGCAAATCTTTTCCCTTTCTCGGTTCTCCTTTCAATCTTTTTCTCCACATCTATGGTAAGAGGATGATTATGCTTTGAAATCTTTTTCTTACGGTTATAAAACCACCGAGTCAGCATTTCCCTGATACTGTCCAACAAGGGAATGATTGGATACTCTCTCGGCGAACGCAAAGCAGAGTTGATGGATTCGGCAGGGTTTGTTGTCCTTATGTCATATCTATATCCAGAGAATTGACATCTTGCCCACTTTTGTACTTCAGCATCCCTTAGGTATTTTCCAATTGTCGGACTGATATTACACACATTAGGAAATATCTTTTCAAACTCAGCAACTCTATAAACCTTGGACGCCTTTGCAACCAACCCAACAAGTCCTTTCCCATGGTAATATGTTACCACATTATTCAACAAATGATGAATGCAAATACCATGTTTAGCTGTTGGATACACAGTCTCAAGCGACTTAGCAATGGCCTCATGTCTGTCTGAAATGAAATCCAAATGATGATCATCAGCAATGACAATATTTAGTTGTCTCATAAACCATTCCCAAGAATTTTCACTCTCTGAGTCGACTACTCCGAATGCAGGAGGATACAAATTAGAATTTCCGTCTACGACAGTTGCAACCAATAGAACTCCTTTGTATTTGTTCTTCAGAAAAGTGCCTTCAATCACAATAACCCTCCTTATGACTCTGTTAAATCCTCGTATCGATTGCCCAAATGCAATAAACAAGTACCGAAATCTCCCTTTGCTATCAATCTCATACAATGAATGTGTACCCAGATTAACCTCTCTCAGCATGTGCAAGTATTTCGGTATTTTTCCATAACTTCTCTCTGGTATACCTCTAACAGCATTAACCGTATATTCACGAGCATCCCATGCTAAAGATTTCGTGATCTCACAGCCATGATCCATAAGCATAATCTGTATTATATCATTGCATTTCGGCCCTTCCTTAACCCCTTCATACCTATGCATAATCAGACTGCCTATAGTTTTGGCCGAAGCAGTCCTACCCGGTTTGGTGCGCATGTACGTTCACCGACATACTTTTTGATAATGAAATATGCAGAATCCTTCAAATACTCTGCTCGAACACACCAATTGCATGCATTATCCTCACATCTAACATACCAAAGCTGTCTATCCGTTTTGATAACCTCGTAGTGAAAGTTATGCTTCATTGCACATATNNNNNNNNNNNNNNNNNNNNNNNNNNNNNNNNNNNNNNNNNNNNNNNNNNNNNNNNAAAACTTTGACATCTTATGTATGTCCTCTTTGGCCGAGATCATGGTATCAGCATGATAGGCATCCTCATCAACTTCGACTCTACTAATCTTTTCTTTCTTTTTCTCGCACTGCCTCCCAACAAACACAGGAGCTGGTTCGTTCCCCCTATCAACTGAGTTTCCCTCCTCTTGAGCAGTACTTGAATCAGCTGGCGACTTGTTAAGATCAAAGTCTGGTTCATTCAGATTCTCAACTTTGGCTTTAGATGTTACACACAATCGAGTAGAAACACACTTTTGAACAAAACCAACAAAATTTTGAAGCTGTCGATCATTTGCAATGATCACAGGTGGACAAGTTGATGTATTGATCAACTCAGTAGGTAGATAACTCAACTCCAAATCGGGTAAGCTATCTTCTTCGATATCAAAATCCTCCAAAACCATTCTTTTAAAAACCTCTAAGGTAGAACTTGATTCCAATAACAGTAGCCTAGCCCCTTTCTCATCAGCCGAAAAAACTCATCCCGTGGTTGCTCCAAACTTCCAAACACCACATGTTGTATAGATATGCATCATAGAACAAGAGTTTGTGAAAATCACAAGACAAACTATAGAGAAATCATAGGGAAATCATAGATTGGTGAAGAAGAACATTAAAAATCTTATTTTTTTTTTCACGAAGAAAATCAATGAAAACACGTTTAAGGAAGTTAGAATATTTTTAGAATATTTTTAAAATGGCAACTTACTTAATTTTCGAAAATACAGGTTTTTTTATCCGTAGAAGGCACCTTCTACACTGTGTAGAACATAACAAAATTCCAGAATGTAATTTCTACACTAAGTGGACGTTCGTGTATGTTTTAGATTTTGCATTCCTGATAACTTAGAATACTCAATAAAAGTAGAAACATTTTTCTGAATAAAAGTAGCGATCATTACAAAAAGTAGAATTCATATTCCTCATATTTAGAATTATAGTAAAAAGTAGTTTGTACGTTCTAAAACAAGTAGATGAATGTGTTCATTCTAGAATTCACTTTCTACTCACCCGTTTTGTGTAGAAACATAATTCTACTTTTAGTAGAACATAATTTAAAAACATGATTTATTATGTTTTTCAACCCAAAAAAATATGTGTTTGTGTAAATGTGTATATGTATTATTAAAAATATACATGTATTTTAATAATTTTTTTGATTCTTATAACTATTTATTTCATTAATTTTAACATATGAAAAGGGTAAAAGAGAGAAAAAATGAAAAAAAGAATGGATTTATACCATAGAGACAACTATGCTGTTTTCTTGTTCTCTTTTGGCAATTTTCCCTTTAAAATTTATAATTTTTATATCAAACAGTTTAACCAAGTACTAAGGCACTTTCAAATTATTTTAACGATAGTGTAAGACCCCAGAACACAAACCCAAAAAGTTTTTGTTGTTTAAAAGGAAAAATCCGTTCTGCAGCCCATTAGGATTAAAACCCTAGGGTTCCTTGCCTTTCTCTATAAATACAAGCCTCCACCTCCCTTGTCTCTCATCAGAATTTCCAGAACGAAGCTCTGCAGAGATTCCCGGAGACAAGAAAACTCTAGCCGTCAAGACCTTTTTCTCTCTCTCCTCTCGCACCGTCTCCTTCCCTCTTCTCTCTCCTGGCCGGCTCTCTCTCTCCTCGCCGTGAGCAACCGCGAGTGGTGGTGGTGGTCGTGTGTTGTCGCCGATCTCAGATCTCATCTCTCTTGTCTCTTATTTTCAGATCCAGATCCAGATCTAGTCTAAAGTGAGGTGTTCTATCCAGATCTTGTTCATGCCCTTTTATATTGTTGAATGAGGAGCTAGGATTGTCTAGATCCTGATTGATGCTAGGTTGATAGATCATACTGCATAAGAACGCTCATACTGATTAAAGACTTAAAATGGATTGTCTCATGATTGATTGGTCGATGATCTATTCTTGATTGTGGTTGAGAGTCAGGATGCTTAGAAAGAATTAAACCTACGATAATAGTAAACGTTAACCGGTCTGATTAGATGAATGGTTGGACATCCGTGAATGGTTGTTTAATGAATTGAGTGAGACACCGAAAACGGGTAGCGTCTTAAATGAAGGAAAGACTGAGTCTAAGAAAATGAAAGGAAAGAATAAAGAAAAAGGAAAGATGATTGATTGATTAGTATTTACCCGGGAGGGTGGAAAGAAAGATAACGCGACGGCCGTAGCGTTCAAAAACGGCAGAAATGCAGGGCCATAGCATCCGATAAAAATAACAGATTAAGAATAGAAGCGCCGGTAAGATTGAGTCACGCCGAGTCTTGGCGGGAAGGGGTCGTAATACACCGTAAAGGCGGCCCGTACCCGAGGAACTGGGTGACGGGCCTACCAGGGCAGGCGACTTCACAGAAAGCAGCTAGAACAAGGGGTGGAGGGAACCGCTTTAAGCTGTGTAGGTCCTAGAGTTCTAGGATGATTGGAGTCTTAAACCGAATTATGTGAATTGAGTGATGACTAAGTTCATTACATTGCTTGACTTGATGAAATGAAACGAATGTGACAAGTTAATTATGTTGAATCCAACTGAGTGTAGTGACTAGCCGGTTCTCGTTTCGCATTGAGCAGTATAAAGGCTCATGGGGGAGACTGGTCTAGAATCGCCTCACTAAGTAATCTTTACTCACCCCTCTTTTCCCTCCCTTTTTGCAGAACCTTAAGTGGAAGTATCGATGGTAAGGAAGGAAACGCACTTGAAACTCATGGGATCAGTAACGGGACACACGGTGATGTCGGGATAGTAGACATGTGTGTCCTTAACCCCGCGCCTAGGAACCCCGGCTGGAAATGGAGAAGGGGCGGGTGTTACAATTGGTATCAGAGCCAGGTTAAGGTCCCTTAATACTAACTTAAGGGATAAGCGTTCCCGCCATTGTTCATTACTTTCCTTATGGTTGTGTTGGACCCGCAGTAGTCAGTGTTGAAAGAGAGTTCGAACAGCTCAGAGGCTTCGGCCGGGATCGGAACAACAAGAAGTCCACGAACCGTGGTGTGGCGGAGTTCTGGAGGCCCACAAAGGGTAAGACAAGTATACAGAGTTGTCATTTGCCTAGCGCGGCAGGCTAAGGAGGAATGGAAGATTGGACATACTAGCTTGAGGTGATACGTTTCGCCGGCATCACCACCCCACGTCGGCCCGGGAAGGTCGGGGGACGAGGATCAGACACAAAGCCGAGGCGTGCGTCGCTCCACGGAAGAGATATCTCTGCAAAAGAATAGCATTGCGTCATTCTGATATTATAGTGAAGCTTGTTTCCCATGTAAAAAAAAAAAAATTGGCGCGGGCCCCACCACATTGGCGTGGGCCCACCAGAAAAGGAAGGTGTGAAACCAAGGGCAGCCATGGGGGCTGGACAAAGGGGAAAAACCAATTCGGGATTGCGGGTTGAGCTAGGAACCTTCATGGGGGTAAAAAGGTTGACAGTAATAAGGATCATCTTAGGGGTAAAAAGGATCGTCTGGGGGTAAAAAGGATGATGGAGGATCATCATTGAGCGAAAAGGTGGATGCTAATAAGGACGATGGAGGATCGCTTTGGAGCAAAATGGGATATACCAATAAGGATCTAGGACCTTCATGGGGCAAAAGGGTTGACGGTAATAAGGATCATCTTGGGGTAAAAAGGATGATGGAGGAGCATCATGGAGCGAAAAAGCCGATGCTAACAAGGATGTTGGAGGATCGCTTGGGCCGAAATGGGAAGCGCTATTAGGGATGATAAGGACTACATCGGGATATTATTTCATGCAAATGCGCAAGCATCACTATAGACGATGTCTTCACCAGTGCATCACGAGTTCGGAGCAAGACGCTTGCGCTAGGGACCAAAGGGGACGAGGGCGTACGCTCGCAAGCCCTACTGTGACGCGTGGGGTAACATGGTACCTGCCCTCTTCCCAGACGAGGAGGAAATGGGGTTCGTAGAGCAGCTGAACGCCCACATGCGGGAGACGACCGTGAGGCGTCGAGTACTAATGCCTCATTTCCAGCGGGCAGCAGAGTATGGGCGGTTGTACCAAGGCCATGGGACTTTTCAGTTCGCACCTGAAGTTGAAATGACACCGCCCACGAGGGGCCGTGGGCGACAAGGAAGTCAGGGTTGACCGGGAAAAGTCTTAGACCGTTTAGGATGCAGGAGAGTGTGCCAACGAGGAAACGTGAACGTCCAAGGAAGATTCCTAGTATTGATGCAGACCGCCTGAGGAGCATAACCGTAGTATGTCGGTGTGGGACACTGATGCAGGCCAAGCAAGGACCGCGCTCAGTCCGAAAGTACACTGAGGAATTCCTGGAGATAACCAAAAGATGCAAGCCAAAGACAGCGGAGGACTCGTGCCAGTGGTATAAGGCAGAGCTCCATGAGGAAATTCACGGGAAGCTGATTGGTGTGTTGGAACCATGGGAATACGCTCTGGTGAACCGGATGGCCGGTCAAACGAGGGAGGCAGAGCGAGCACTTACCGTCTGGTAGTCACCATCTCGAGCTCTAAGGAAGAAGTGGAAGTGGAAGAGGATCTGCGGAAGACATCGATTATGGATGAAAGAACCTCGGGAGGTTGTACCAAGCTATGCAAGTGTGAGATCCTTGTTCAGATAGTGCATAAGCCTCGCCTGGTCCGAGAGTACACTAAGGAGTTCTTAGACATGGTCGAGAAATGCAAGTCAAAGCCTGTGGAGGGGTAGTTCCGGTGTTATAAGGCGAGACTCCGTAGGGACATTCGAGGAGAGCTGAATGGTGCCATGGAATATATGGAATTTGCCTTAGTGGTGAGGATGGCAGGGAAGGCGATGGCAGCAAAGGCGTGGTTGTTAAACAGGTTATTTATGTCACAAGTTTCGAACCGAAAGAGGATTCATAAGAAGGTTAACAATAGAAGGATTATCTGGAATCGTCAGCTAGAGGTGTCCGAGTGTTTGGTTCTGATTCGAGGCCGAAACGCGTCTCTCCACTTTGTAGAGACTAGCTAAGATTATGGGAACATCTCGTAGGAGTAGGAATTATGTTCTTCCTTATTTACTTGGGAGTTTTCGAAAGAAGATCCTTAAGAAAAATATTGTATGCCTCCCTTGAATGTGTTTGAACTCACCTAGGGTTTTGGGATGTTAGTGTTCAAAGCCTGAAGATTGAAATTCGGGGGGAATTCCGATTAACAGGGGGAGAATTGTAACACCCAGAGCTCAAGCCCAAAAAAATTTTGTTGTTTAAAAGGGAAGGCCCGTTCTGCAGCCCATTAGGATTAAAACCCTTGGGTTCCCTTGCCTTTCTCTATAAATACAAGCCTCCACCTCCCTTGTCTCTCATCAGAAATTCCAGAGCGAAACTCTGCAGAGATTCCCGGAGACAAGAAATCCCTAGTCGCCAAGACTTTTTTCTCTCTCTCCTCTCGCGCCGTCTCCCTCCCTCTTCTCTCTCCTGGCCGGCTCTCACTCTCCTCGCCGTGAGCAACCGCGAGTGGTGGTGGTGGCCGTGTGTTGTCGCCGATCTCAGATCTCATCTCTCTTATCTCTTATTTTCAGATCCAGATCCAGATCTAGGCTAAGGTGAGGTGTTCTACCCAGATCTTATTCGTGCTCTTTTATATTGTTGAATGAGGAGCTAGGATTGTTTAGATCCTGATTGATGCTAGGTTGATAGATCATATTGCATAAGAACGCTCATACTGATTAAGGACTTAAAATGGATTGTCTCATGATTGATTGGTCGATGATCTATTCTTGATTGTGGTAGAGAGTCAGGATGCTTAGAAAGAATTAAACCTAGGATAATAGTAAACGTTAACCGGTCTGATTAGATGATTGGTAGGACATCCGAGAATGGTTGTTTAATAAATTGAGTG
The DNA window shown above is from Brassica oleracea var. oleracea cultivar TO1000 chromosome C3, BOL, whole genome shotgun sequence and carries:
- the LOC106330485 gene encoding uncharacterized protein LOC106330485; translated protein: MQEIDAAMKRYKEVDGFTNLIPRIVKAVQPMRHQKDFAVCAYTVSYVPVGNQNKSACDCGVYAVKFIECHALGLELSLLHDGNIIEARHRILWDLWEAANDPELIDRMSKYQSPECLSSTVEEICLVSSSNVMNTIA
- the LOC106330486 gene encoding uncharacterized protein LOC106330486; its protein translation is MRTKPGRTASAKTIGSLIMHRYEGVKEGPKCNDIIQIMLMDHGCEITKSLAWDAREYTVNAVRGIPERSYGKIPKYLHMLREVNLGTHSLYEIDSKGRFRYLFIAFGQSIRGFNRVIRRVIVIEGTFLKNKYKGVLLVATVVDGNSNLYPPAFGVVDSESENSWEWFMRQLNIVIADDHHLDFISDRHEAIAKSLETVYPTAKHGICIHHLLNNVVTYYHGKGLVGLVAKASKVYRVAEFEKIFPNVCNISPTIGKYLRDAEVQKWARCQFSGYRYDIRTTNPAESINSALRSPREYPIIPLLDSIREMLTRWFYNRKKKISKHNHPLTIDVEKKIERRTEKGKRFAVYPVSDGRLLVRGDKIDCLVDLDRHSHTH